In a single window of the Pelagibacterium sp. 26DY04 genome:
- the mnhG gene encoding monovalent cation/H(+) antiporter subunit G, with amino-acid sequence MTEIPLWGAIVFAVLILGGAGLTLLGCLGLARLNSFYARVHAPTLGTSFGMVGVVAASALYFSLVEARPVLHEILILVFVTVTTPVTLMLLSRAALHRDRSDGNPDVPQPGPRVPAPQDNTAEHKV; translated from the coding sequence ATGACCGAGATTCCGCTCTGGGGCGCTATCGTTTTTGCCGTGCTGATCCTTGGCGGCGCCGGGCTGACTTTGCTCGGCTGTCTGGGGCTGGCGCGGCTGAACTCGTTTTATGCCCGGGTGCATGCGCCAACGCTGGGCACAAGCTTCGGGATGGTGGGCGTCGTGGCGGCGTCCGCGCTTTATTTCTCGCTCGTGGAGGCGCGGCCGGTTCTGCACGAAATCCTCATTCTGGTTTTCGTCACCGTCACGACGCCGGTAACCCTCATGCTGCTCTCGCGCGCCGCCCTGCACCGGGACCGCTCGGACGGCAATCCCGATGTCCCGCAGCCGGGTCCAAGGGTCCCGGCACCGCAGGACAACACTGCCGAGCATAAAGTTTGA